A genomic stretch from Ooceraea biroi isolate clonal line C1 chromosome 3, Obir_v5.4, whole genome shotgun sequence includes:
- the LOC105276877 gene encoding protein SET isoform X1 encodes MSSPTKKARELEDPGSGEGDARDYDIEIQKTLEEIDGCQNQIDGLNEKASDEILEVEKKYNKLRKPYFQKRNDIIKRIPNFWVTAFVNNKEIAEILEEDEEDALRFLNKLEVEEFEDIKSGYRINFYFDENPYFENDVLTKEFHLGSSGDPASQSTPIRWKEGADLTKRTKTKAPLKGRKRPLKHRSFFDWFTDHGDPSSDEIAELIKDDMWPNPLQYYLAPDIDVENGIEVDGEECESEEEEEEEDGADDGDEGGEGEEGDDSIVVVEDDVDEDDDEEEAVNDEDDGVNEEDDLLVDDECVDREEGEEPE; translated from the exons ATGTCGTCGCCGACCAAGAAGGCCAGGGAGCTGGAGGACCCGGGCTCGGGCGAGGGGGACGCACGGGACTACGACATCGAGATACAGAAAACCCTCGAGGAGATCGACGGTTGTCAGAATCAAATCGATGGCCTGAACGAGAAGGCCAGCGACGAGATCCTCGAGGTCGAGAAGAAGTATAACAAGCTGCGCAAGCCCTACTTCCAGAAGCGTAACGACATCATCAAGAGGATACCCAACTTTTGGGTCACCGCT TTCGTAAACAACAAAGAAATAGCGGAAATACTagaagaggacgaggaggacgcACTGagatttttaaacaaattagaaGTCGAGGAATTCGAGGACATCAAATCTGGCTATaggattaatttttacttCGACGAGAACCcatattttgaaaatgatGTTTTAACTAAGGAATTTCATTTAGGATCTTCTG GAGATCCAGCATCTCAAAGTACGCCTATTCGTTGGAAAGAGGGTGCGGATTTAACAAAGAGGACAAAGACCAAAGCACCGTTGAAAGGACGCAAGAGGCCACTCAAACACAGATCATTCTTCGATTGGTTCACGGATCATGGGGATCCAAGCTCAGATGAGATAGCCGAACTAATTAAGGATGACATGTGGCCTAACCCATTGCag TATTACTTGGCTCCAGATATAGATGTCGAGAATGGCATTGAGGTTGACGGTGAAGAGTGTGAAagcgaagaagaggaggaagaggaagacggAGCAGACGATGGTGACGAAGGAGGAGAGGGGGAGGAAGGGGATGACAGTATAGTCGTAGTCGAGGATGATGTCGACGAggatgacgacgaggaggaggctGTGAATGACGAGGATGACGGTGTTAACGAAGAGGATGATCTGTTGGTAGACGACGAGTGCGTGGATCGCGAAG AGGGGGAGGAACCCGAATAG
- the LOC105276877 gene encoding protein SET isoform X2 has protein sequence MSSPTKKARELEDPGSGEGDARDYDIEIQKTLEEIDGCQNQIDGLNEKASDEILEVEKKYNKLRKPYFQKRNDIIKRIPNFWVTAFVNNKEIAEILEEDEEDALRFLNKLEVEEFEDIKSGYRINFYFDENPYFENDVLTKEFHLGSSASQSTPIRWKEGADLTKRTKTKAPLKGRKRPLKHRSFFDWFTDHGDPSSDEIAELIKDDMWPNPLQYYLAPDIDVENGIEVDGEECESEEEEEEEDGADDGDEGGEGEEGDDSIVVVEDDVDEDDDEEEAVNDEDDGVNEEDDLLVDDECVDREEGEEPE, from the exons ATGTCGTCGCCGACCAAGAAGGCCAGGGAGCTGGAGGACCCGGGCTCGGGCGAGGGGGACGCACGGGACTACGACATCGAGATACAGAAAACCCTCGAGGAGATCGACGGTTGTCAGAATCAAATCGATGGCCTGAACGAGAAGGCCAGCGACGAGATCCTCGAGGTCGAGAAGAAGTATAACAAGCTGCGCAAGCCCTACTTCCAGAAGCGTAACGACATCATCAAGAGGATACCCAACTTTTGGGTCACCGCT TTCGTAAACAACAAAGAAATAGCGGAAATACTagaagaggacgaggaggacgcACTGagatttttaaacaaattagaaGTCGAGGAATTCGAGGACATCAAATCTGGCTATaggattaatttttacttCGACGAGAACCcatattttgaaaatgatGTTTTAACTAAGGAATTTCATTTAGGATCTTCTG CATCTCAAAGTACGCCTATTCGTTGGAAAGAGGGTGCGGATTTAACAAAGAGGACAAAGACCAAAGCACCGTTGAAAGGACGCAAGAGGCCACTCAAACACAGATCATTCTTCGATTGGTTCACGGATCATGGGGATCCAAGCTCAGATGAGATAGCCGAACTAATTAAGGATGACATGTGGCCTAACCCATTGCag TATTACTTGGCTCCAGATATAGATGTCGAGAATGGCATTGAGGTTGACGGTGAAGAGTGTGAAagcgaagaagaggaggaagaggaagacggAGCAGACGATGGTGACGAAGGAGGAGAGGGGGAGGAAGGGGATGACAGTATAGTCGTAGTCGAGGATGATGTCGACGAggatgacgacgaggaggaggctGTGAATGACGAGGATGACGGTGTTAACGAAGAGGATGATCTGTTGGTAGACGACGAGTGCGTGGATCGCGAAG AGGGGGAGGAACCCGAATAG
- the LOC105276875 gene encoding coatomer subunit delta codes for MVLIAAAVCTKAGKAILSRQFVEMTKARIEGLLAAFPKLMSSGKQHTFVETESVRYVYQPLEKVYMLLITTKASNILEDLETLRLFARVIPEYCLNSMDEMEIAENMFNLIFAFDEIVALGYRENVNLAQVRTFVEMDSHEEKVYEAVRKTQEREAKNKMREKAKELQRQRMMEANKKGIKSTSFSGGYGSGAAPATPSVGDTANFVPEPIRPSYKPKQKPSVNAGPGAMKLGGKSRDVDSFVDQLKEEGENVVSGPVAAPGAKLPPISTQIINTELVHLRQEERLNVRVGRDGGLQNFELHGLVTLHISDEKWGRIRVQIDNSDTRGIQLQTHPNVDKELFRAHGQIGLKVPTKPFPLNTDVGVLKWRFQAQDETALPISINCWPSENGEGGCDVNIEYELEQADIELNDVQINIPLPIGCNPIVSECDGQYTHEARRNTLVWSLPVIDASTKSGSMEFSAPSSTPADFFPLHVSFTSKTPYAKIKVNEVLLVEDESPVKYSVETVFFTDNYEVV; via the exons ATG GTACTCATCGCCGCCGCGGTATGCACGAAAGCCGGGAAGG CTATACTTTCTCGTCAGTTTGTCGAGATGACAAAAGCAAGGATAGAAGGCTTACTCGCCGCATTCCCGAAACTGATGAGCTCGGGTAAACAGCATACCTTCGTGGAAACCGAATCCGTCAGATATGTTTATCAGCCCCTTGAAAAAGTATATATGCTGCTTATTACTACTAAGGCCAGCAATATTTTGGAAGATCTGGAAACTCTGAGGCTTTTCGCAAGAGTA ATACCCGAATATTGCCTTAATTCGATGGACGAGATGGAGATAGCAGAAAACATGTTCAATTTGATATTTGCGTTCGATGAGATAGTTGCATTAGGATACAGGGAGAACGTTAATTTGGCACAAGTCAGAACCTTCGTGGAGATGGATTCCCATGAGGAGAAAGTTTACGAGGCGGTCAGGAAGACGCAGGAGCGCGAGGCTAAGAACAAGATGCGTGAGAAGGCCAAGGAGTTGCAGAGGCAGAGGATGATGGAGGCTAACAAAAAGGGTATCAAAAGTACCAGTTTCAGTGGAGGATACGGAAGCGGTGCTGCTCCAGCTACTCCGTCTGTCGGTGACACAGCCAATTTCGTGCCCGAGCCGATTAGACCTTCCTATAAGCCGAAGCA GAAACCGTCAGTCAATGCCGGACCAGGTGCAATGAAATTAGGTGGCAAATCCCGTGATGTGGATTCGTTCGTTGATCAATTGAAGGAGGAAGGAGAGAATGTCGTATCTGGGCCGGTTGCCGCCCCCGGAGCGAAACTACCGCCGATTTCTACTCAAATAATTAACACGGAATT GGTTCACTTAAGGCAAGAGGAGAGACTCAACGTGCGCGTCGGTCGTGACGGAGGTTTGCAGAATTTCGAGTTGCACGGTTTGGTCACCTTACACATCTCCGACGAGAAGTGGGGACGTATTCGTGTGCAAATTGACAACAGCGACACACGAGGTATCCAATTGCAAACTCATCCAAACGTGGACAAGGAATTGTTTAGAGCGCACGGACAGATAGGTCTGAAAGTACCTACGAAACCGTTCCCGTTGAATACCGACGTCGGAGTGCTGAAGTGGCGTTTCCAGGCTCAAGACGAGACAGCACTACCAATCTCAA tAAATTGTTGGCCATCTGAGAACGGAGAGGGCGGCTGCGACGTGAATATCGAGTACGAATTGGAGCAGGCAGATATCGAATTGAACGACGTCCAGATAAATATCCCTCTGCCTATCGGGTGCAATCCTATCGTCAGCGAATGCGACGGACAGTACACGCACGAAGCACGACGAAACACGTTAGTCTGGTCCCTGCCGGTGATCGATGCTTCTACAAAATCTGGCTCGATGGAATTCTCCGCCCCTTCTTCTACACCCGCGGACTTTTTCCCGCTTCACGTTTCATTTACGTCCAAAACGCCGTATGCCAAAATTAAG GTTAACGAAGTCCTGCTTGTCGAAGACGAGAGCCCAGTTAAGTATTCGGTAGAAACTGTATTCTTTACTGATAATTACGAAGTtgtataa